The segment GGTCATTAAACGCCCCCCTGCGGAAATGGGGGTGACATCGCCAAACCCGACGGTTGTCATGGTGACGACAGAGAAATAAACAGCATCTAAGAAAGTGGTGAACCCTTCAGAATTGACGGGATGCTCAAGTTGATAAATTAAGCCTGAGTAAACAAAGATAATGGCAAATAAAGTGAAGAGAATGCGAGTGATAATGACACCATCTTGGGTGTTAATGTAACCAAATAATGTTTGGCGATCTAAGAATCGAATTAAACGTAAAACTCGAAACCAGCGGAAGATCCGAATAAAGCTAACATCAACCGCTCTCAAAAAAAATGGGAGAATAACAATTAAATCAATTAGGGCGTAGGGGCTAAAAAAATATTGTGTTTTGCGCTCAGCACACCAAAAGCGAAGTAAGTATTCAATCGCAAAAATGGTAAGGGTGCCGGTGTTGATAGCCTCTAAGATTTGTCGCCATTTCGCAGAAATTGGGTAAGTTTCTATGACGAAAATGACCGAGGAGAGTAAAACGATCGCTGTGATAAATAAATCAACTGCTCTCCCTGCCGGTGTTTCAATATCTTCAAGGTAAAAGGCTAATTTTTTTCTCAGTAAATGCAGTTGCAACAACTGCTGTTCAACATTCATGGTTTTTGATAGGCAGGGGATGAAATGCTTTTGTCTGGCTCTCCGCCTCGTTATTGACTACTCCTAAAGTTGCAGATGCAGGCTAACCCAAGAGGAAAGCTTAGATTAAAATTGGTGCAAGAAAAAAGATTGATTGGCCGATCTAATTGTGTTTGCAATTCAACTAATAGCGGAATACCAATCATTTCTGGCAAGCGCTATTGTTTATCGATGGCCAATGCCAATCAGGTTTCTTGTAAAAATTTAATGTGTTTAACAGTTTTTAAAATTAGCGCTGAGGCAATCGACAAGCGGTATATAAATGTTGTAGGGACACTTCAATTAGCAGAGATTTAAAACCAACAAACACCTAATGAGCAATCTAAGTAGATTGCTCATCGCTCTAGCTTTCTTTTGACCAGGCTAAAAACCGATTAAGCAAATCTACATAGTTAACAATTCCATCCATTTCAAACTCCTTTGTTTTTTTATTATAATCACCCACTAGGATAGCTGTTGGCTTTGTAAGTCTATTTATGAATATTTCTATTAAGTCACCTATTTTTGTGTCTAATTTTACTATTTCCTTCGGTTGAATAGGCTTTGCAATATAGCTAATAGGCATTGCTGCTAAAGCTTGACTAAATATGTTGTGTAGCAAAGTATAAATTAACGCTTCATCGACAATTCCGCTAACAGGAGTACGCCCTGTCGTCAAACCGCCTGCTGCTGTAATAGGTAAGTGTGTAGGAAAAAATGAAAGGTTTTCTATATTAATAAGCGCTTGAGATAATTGATCATCCTGTTTCAAAGTATACACGCTTCTAGTACATATAGTGGCTACTTTTTCTTGTAAAAAAGAATCAGTTCCTCTGTCTTTCATCTCTATGATTAGTTGGAGCGCATCAATATAAGACCACATCCTTCTAACTTCAAACCCACCATTGTCAGGATCATGTCTTACAATAGGCAGGGTGCGATATTTTATTTTTCCATCAGCTGCATCAATAAGGCTTTGAAATAAGTCGTTTAAGAAAAGGCTGTCTAGAATATGAACGGCATTGCCCGAAAAATTTTCTAGTTCTATGGAAAAAGCCTCTTCAATAGTTATAGATTGGTTTTTTAAAATAAAGGCATTAACTTCTTGTAGAA is part of the Microcoleus sp. FACHB-68 genome and harbors:
- a CDS encoding ion transporter, translating into MNVEQQLLQLHLLRKKLAFYLEDIETPAGRAVDLFITAIVLLSSVIFVIETYPISAKWRQILEAINTGTLTIFAIEYLLRFWCAERKTQYFFSPYALIDLIVILPFFLRAVDVSFIRIFRWFRVLRLIRFLDRQTLFGYINTQDGVIITRILFTLFAIIFVYSGLIYQLEHPVNSEGFTTFLDAVYFSVVTMTTVGFGDVTPISAGGRLMTVLMILTGIALIPWQLGDLIKQFVKTANQINTQCSGCGLSFHDKDAGFCKICGTQLQTSEENKNLN
- a CDS encoding CBS domain-containing protein gives rise to the protein MPDTNQKSDKGFFADLYDQQIMACVKELKLDDPTMRQFTFKKPKDTLSELALVIKCCDSILKAIPSIPIMEDRNKELIGIISLVDLLKFLPPGDKLPKKYFANNQTQLIALLQEVNAFILKNQSITIEEAFSIELENFSGNAVHILDSLFLNDLFQSLIDAADGKIKYRTLPIVRHDPDNGGFEVRRMWSYIDALQLIIEMKDRGTDSFLQEKVATICTRSVYTLKQDDQLSQALINIENLSFFPTHLPITAAGGLTTGRTPVSGIVDEALIYTLLHNIFSQALAAMPISYIAKPIQPKEIVKLDTKIGDLIEIFINRLTKPTAILVGDYNKKTKEFEMDGIVNYVDLLNRFLAWSKES